One segment of Pseudomonadota bacterium DNA contains the following:
- the wecB gene encoding UDP-N-acetylglucosamine 2-epimerase (non-hydrolyzing) → MIIHLVCAARPNFMKIAPLYHALRKETWVEPLIVHTGQHYDPNMSDAFFEDLGLPKPDIYLDVKSGTHAEQTGKVMIAYEKILFDRRPDLVVVVGDVNSTMAATITAAKLGIKVAHLEAGLRSYDRGMPEEINRLATDVLADYLWTPSEDGSENLLREGIAPEKILLVGNIMIDSLEMMRTRIEAQQTYKEFGLESGGYGVGTLHRPSNVDDPVQLKKLCGILIDVARKMPFVFPIHPRTRKNMEKHGLLADLEANGNLFLPEPLNYIRFMNLVFNCRFVITDSGGIQEETSYLGIPCLTVRKNTERPITITQGTNQLCELDDVLTKTDAILRGSLSERKQIKFWDGKTAGRIVDCLKNLKL, encoded by the coding sequence ATGATCATCCATCTGGTATGCGCGGCACGGCCGAATTTCATGAAGATTGCGCCGCTCTATCATGCCCTCAGAAAAGAGACCTGGGTCGAGCCGCTTATTGTCCATACGGGTCAGCATTATGATCCCAATATGTCCGATGCCTTTTTCGAGGATCTCGGGCTACCGAAACCGGACATTTATCTTGATGTGAAGAGCGGCACCCATGCCGAGCAGACCGGCAAGGTGATGATCGCCTATGAAAAGATCCTGTTTGACCGGAGGCCGGATCTTGTTGTGGTGGTGGGCGATGTGAATTCAACCATGGCCGCAACCATTACCGCCGCAAAACTGGGAATCAAGGTTGCTCATCTGGAAGCGGGCCTGCGGTCCTATGACAGGGGAATGCCCGAGGAGATCAATAGGCTGGCCACCGATGTGCTGGCAGATTACCTTTGGACCCCTTCCGAAGACGGTTCAGAGAATTTGCTCAGAGAAGGAATTGCCCCGGAAAAAATCCTGCTGGTTGGCAATATCATGATCGATTCCCTGGAAATGATGCGAACCAGGATCGAAGCCCAGCAGACCTATAAAGAGTTCGGCCTGGAATCCGGGGGTTATGGAGTCGGCACCCTGCATCGCCCATCTAACGTGGATGATCCTGTTCAACTGAAAAAGCTTTGTGGCATACTTATTGATGTTGCCCGAAAAATGCCGTTTGTTTTCCCGATCCATCCCAGGACCCGGAAGAACATGGAAAAACACGGTCTCCTTGCTGATCTCGAAGCAAACGGCAATCTGTTTTTACCCGAACCGCTCAATTACATACGCTTCATGAACCTGGTTTTCAACTGCCGGTTCGTGATAACCGATTCGGGAGGAATCCAGGAGGAAACAAGCTATCTCGGGATTCCGTGCCTGACAGTGAGAAAAAATACCGAAAGGCCCATTACCATTACTCAGGGGACAAATCAGCTCTGTGAGCTTGATGATGTGCTGACCAAAACCGATGCGATTCTGCGAGGCTCTCTGAGCGAGCGGAAGCAGATAAAATTCTGGGATGGCAAGACTGCGGGCAGAATTGTTGATTGCTTGAAAAACCTTAAGTTGTGA